In the Primulina tabacum isolate GXHZ01 chromosome 15, ASM2559414v2, whole genome shotgun sequence genome, CCCTAAAAGATTCTCTCGCCACCTGCTATAATTGCCTTCGCACcctcataaaaatatcttctaataatcagacattaaaaaaaaacttccGAGGATGTATTCAatcttaaaatttaattattttcattgatttGAAAGAGTTTAAAAGTTTAGAGATATTGAACGTGgacttttataaactttataaaagtttattgatattcaaattagatttttctagaattttaaaaagtctagtggtattcaaacttgactttttaaaaatctataaaaatatatagGTATCCAATATTTCCATAGATTTAAAATGATTCTAATATAATTCTTTATGTACAAACCTTAAAACTCTAGGTACATCTATAGAAAATCAAAAATTCTCTTCTACTCACCCTAGAGATTTTGGTagacttttaattaaataaaatatatttctcacccaTAGAAACTCAAAAATTCTcttctatatatattttcatctttacttttcaaattttttatttttggctgattgtttatttaataattttttattttaatatcataggaaattttgaattctagaattgattttgtaatttttatttatgatttgtacaaattaatgtaatattcaataataataaaagatgatccaaaaaaatgtcgcttaattcttaataattgaatagcatcgcaacaaccatgatttttaaaattctttttagcattttcaattaatatgtaagctatgatatttttatacaaaattatatccacataatgctaaataatattcttttcacgtgtatattatcaattcaaaaacaaggttacagattaatcaattgatgtattttaaaaaatttacaaacatgcatacaaacctacatatatacacatgtaaggattaaatgatttaatttttaaattaataaattaatttattaatataaatattgaaaaactatttcaaactgaatatgttatatatgtcaattaattatttgttcaaagaaattaataaaaaataatatgttataattaagctcaaaatttataaaaaaaaattcacagaAGTCTATAAAAATCATGTCAAAAATTCTACATAAATCCACATAAATCTGGttataaatctgtgagattctgtaaaagtcaataaaaatccatcaaatccataaaagtctatcatttgaaaaagttattaaaagccatcaaaactctgaattgaatacacATCACTTTGTTTAGTCGGATAGATTTGTTTAGGGATGGAAATAAACCAAATCGTTTGTGAATTATTCGAAACTTGATTCGATAAAAGTTCGTTTAATGGTGCTCGTTAAGATAAATGAACAAAAGCAAAAATTTTacaatattcggctcgttagcttgATAAATTCATGAGTCATCTCGTAgatgaaaaacaatatttttgatattttatttattgatttagCACATTACTTattaaatatatagaaaaatctattaaaattattattatgatatttacaaattttaataaaaatgttatatttttctctaaatatataatttattttttaataaatttaacgaagatttaaatttaatattcatatttattaagttcgtttaggttcgataaaagcttgaataagctcgtgagtcatgaatatattcgttaaataaagctcgagttcgactcgattataaacgagtcaagctcaaacattcaagagttcgatTCGACTCGATTCGATTACATCCCGAGATCGGTCTAATTTTAGAAACACATACATCTATAGATTTTTTATAACGTTATAGTATTTCTCCTGatgtaataaattattaaatgtaAGATATACCCGTCCACCAACAAAAAGCGCATCTAGTGTAGTGGTATCATAGTACCCTCCCACGGTACTGACCGGGATTCGATTCCCCGGATGCGCATTCTTGTTTTAGCTTTCAATTTCTACAACTTTGATGCCCATCCTTTCTCACCGCTTGGTTTTTTGACATGATAATGCTGCTTGATTTGATTCGACATGGTTCGAAAACTTTGAGCACAAATTATAAAGCATCAGAAATAATCATTATATTTATTCCGTCGGAAAAACAACAAGTAGAAAACGTCGTCGTAAAGCTATTTCAGCGATATTGGTCATCTTTCTTCGATTTTTTTGCACTCTTCCATGGTATAACGTGCTTCAAGCCCTCGTATATGGACGCCTGGAATTCATTGAGAGGAGAAACAACATATTGGTTAGCTCACTATAAGTCCATGCTCTACGCCCAAATTTGAAATACATTTAAAATGGTAAAATTCTATTTGCATTTTATCAAAAAAAACTTGTTACTTgtctcacatcggttggataagaTATcttggagttgtatatatgatcttgaaaaatcattcTTCCTAGAGCTGGCTTTTGGGTTGTGTTAGGTCTAAGTTATATAATCTTGGTATCAGAGTTCCATCGTTTTGTGTTGCACTGCCCATAATTAGGTAATATGTTATGCCCATAATTGAGTCATGTTCATTCCTAGACGTGGGACTTTGGGATTAACTTAAATCAAGTTAGAATCCTAAGAATACTACCATCAACTTAATttgattataaaatataatattcaaaatgagCTGAAATAAGGGTGAAAACTTGCCCACAGGGGAGTAGATTTCGCATTTCTTCTCGTATTTGCCTCGATTTCAACCTTAGTATCGTCGGAGGGTGAGCACCCGAAAGTACCCCTGTCGTTCTCCTTTTGACCAGTCACCACCTTCCATCTCAAGCTTCTCCCGAATAGCCCTGTTGCCTTTTGCCTTGTAATACGTTTGTTGCCGATAAGTGCTGCATCATCCGCAGGACTGCTGCTGTAACTGTCTGAGGAATCTCTAAAATATCTGAAGGAAGAGAACTTGGGTCGTCCCACATTGTAAGGCCCGTCGAGGACTGCAGTGGGCGACGGCGTTTTGGAAGCTTTGTAGGGTGGAAGCTCCAAGCACTTCATGGGTTCGGGTAGAACTGCTGCGCAATGTCGGGGCTTTCCTGGCTGCTCCTCCCATCTGAATGGAACCGAAGCTAAGGCCTGCAGCGGCGGGGTTTCCGCACCTGAAAATTAAGCATGGGATCGATCAGATAACAAATATTAATCGTATTTTCGTGAGATTTCTTTAACTACCTGAGTGTCGAGGACTAGGAGAGTGGCCGTTCATGGATGGCGCAtatatgttcaagttcaacaatGGAAGGTTAGGCGGAGTGAGAATCAGTATATTCCGCGCAGAGTGCTGGCGTTCGTCCCTTCCTTCCATGCTTCTGTTCTCTGCGAGTTCTTATTGAATGAGGTATGGGGAAATCAGAACTTTGAAGTATGTTTCCTTTGGAGACAATTTATATTTAACGTGCAAAATTAAATTAACTTTAAAAAACCATTAACAAAATAGTAATGAATTAAGGGTTAATGATATATTCATGTTTTAACATTTACTCCTAACTAATTCTGAGTTTGATTACAAAATAAAATGCTTTTCAGAAAGtatcaaatttcaaatcattggaATAAAGAATACCAGCTTTCTGATATTCCTGAATCTGAAATCAAATATACCAGTTGTTATTCATTTCAAATTAAAGGagaggaaaataaaatcacaaaGGGAAGAGTAATACACCACATGCGTGTTAACTTTATTAGGCTTCTTTTTTTTCACATAGGACTCTTTTTCTGATTCTTGTGAAGAAATCTTCGATCTTAAAACAAAAGAATGAATGTACATTCAAAAATGGAATCTTCAGCTTGGCCCCTTTTCATTCAAGAGAAGCAGGCGGTCCTCATGCttgttaatttaaataataataaaaactgaGATAATTTGTACATTGTTTGATTCCCCCAAAATTTTGACAATATATCAACATGAACCATCAAAAGTCTCATTAAATAAACACATTCACTGGCTGCATTAAAGCAAAGAGTTCACACAACAATCCGAAGACTTTTAGTAGGCTACTGAGATTTGGCCATTTTCATATTCTCAAATCACACCCAATCCCAACACACTATCTAACAATTTCACAAACTTAATATTTACAATTTCAGAGATTGATCTTTCATATCAAGTGTTTCCACAAATCTACTAGCTTTTCACTTCCATAACACCCCTAATTCACTTCAAATTTATTTCTGCTACCTCTATAGAACAAGCTCAAAAAAACAGAGCACCAGACCTCTCCTCCACCTTACTGAGTAACCTGAACCAAATGGAACCTTaaagaagagaaaaatataCAAGAGAATATACACATTTCATGCTTCTGAGTTCAGTTCATTCTCTATGCTTCCGATCATGCCTTCGCCATGTCGAGATAACAAGGGAAACTTGCAATTTTTACTCATCTTCTTTACTTCCTCACTGGAGTATATGCATATCTTTTTAGCAATTTTACGAAATTCCCTGCAAAAATCCATGAAAAGGGATAAAATAAGATGATGCTATATTTTATCTAACACAACCCATGTCAGATATGGAAACGTCCCAAACAACTTACTGCCATGGATCATCACCCACGAGCATCATGTCCCCTTCAATGTCGGTGTACACAACTTCCCACCTGCTTCTATGATGAAGTTCTCCCTTAATCTCAAACATATTCTCCAGCGCACTGAGAAGGTCATCATAGCCTTCAAAAGCACTCAAATCAATGCCACGTCCAACGGGAATCCCCTGCATTTGAACCTTGCACAAGTAAAGGACTCGTATCAAAGCCTTAAACATATCCTAGCAGAAGTTCATTAAATTCTTTTTACCAgaagttcttttttttttaagtataaAATTATTGTTTAGACTACCCCATAAGCTTGAGATTTTGAGAAGAGTGGTCTAAACGATGATGCCAGGATCAGGAATTGAAGGTTCAAAACCCCTATGCACAAAACCCTCAATATTTAGTTAACTTAGTCTAATGTGCCCTTAGTTATCTATTGCTTGGCCTAAGTGTACGTGTATGTCATTGATATCAATTCTGAGAACATATATACGCGAGGGAACCATGTTAAAAAGTATAAAACTATTATTAAGGCCACCTCATACGAGCTCCTAACTTAAGGAAAACATAACTTCAGTGAGATTAAGATGAACCTACCTTAATTCGAGTTCTTGAAGATGAAGAATAACCCTGCTTGGCCCGACTATCACTCAGAGAAACCTCTGGCTCGACATGCTTTTTTTCTTTTGATAAATTCTTTTCAGCATTGTCCACCGCATCAGCTTCAAGTCTTTTATTGGGAATGCCTGTACAAGTTAAAGAGACTTCCTTTCCATGTGGGAGCATTTTCTTTGAATCGTTCCTTAAATCAATTCCAAATAATCTGCAAACTGATGCAGTTTCAGACTTCTTTATATCTTCAACTTGGCTGAGGCAATTACTGTCCCTCAATGAGATAGGGGTTGGATAACCGGGAAGGACAGATTGTACAGATAGATTTTCGATAGATTCTTGAAAATGGTTTATAGAAACATTCGATGGTGACATTAATGGCCATGATACTCTAGCATCTTTCGGCTTTGGAGGCCAAACAACTTGGCTTTTGTTGATTTGGACATCATTAGAAGTTAAGGGGCTAAATGACTCGAGAGATTTTGTTGGTTTCGGATGTCGAAGAGGAGAAGCACCTGGGGTGATCATGTTTTCTACATTAAACATCAGTGTAACGAGTCATTACATGAAACTCTCCATTGATGTAgagtgaatatatatatatatatatatatatatatatatatagagagagagagagagagagagagagcaaCCATGTTGTGTTCCAGCAGTGAAAGGAAGATCGAGGGGTCGAGGTCTTTTGATCTTCATGGGTGATTGTAATACATTTACTGAAGCAGAAGGTACAAAAGGCTCAATCTCCCATGGTGAGACTCTCTCTGGCCGCAGTATGGCTGCTGGTTCATCCCATTGAATCTAATCGGAGCAGGAACCATTATTTAGAcatgaaaatattgattttgataTACTTAATGAGATAAAATCCAAAACGATTATACACCTTTAGAGACCGCCAATTAGAGCTTGTCCATTCTGAAGACAAGTCTCCAACACCAACAATGGTCCCTGCAAACCTGAAAATGGGTAATACTTGTAATCAGCTACTGAATTATCTAAGCTTAATGATTGAAACACAAGCAAACCAAAAACCTTCTCTCAGGAGAATCTTCCCCTTCAAATCTCATCTTGAAACGCATCCCcaatgaaaatttatgatgcATGGCCTCTAAGTATTTGTTCAACCCAATAATGAATTGGCATGTCCTGACATTAATAAAAATGTTAGATATCGAAGTACATAGTTTGGAAGCAGATTGAATATCAGAAAGATTGTATCTTTACTatatatttgatatgatttagCATGATGGAAGATTTAATaccatatttattttaatatattttccaATATATAATGATGATTGTAATCTAAAATAAGATTAGATAGATCGAGAAAGTTTAAGGATTCTAAAATTGTGTGTAGAAGTAGGCCTATATGACCAAACCACGTAAATCCCGCGATGCCATGTCTACTCTGTTGACCATACTATAAAATTCAAAACTAAAGTAAAAGAGATTAAGTTTATCAACAATGAAAACTGAAATGAAAATCAACAGTTTTAATAGAGTTTTACCTTGGCTTGTAGTACACCACAAATATTGTATGCGTTGTGATGGCATGTGATGCAGTAGCAAGAACTCCCAGATGCATGCTTTGGCTGGAGATGACAGAAGGTGGCATGGAACTCACTTGCCGAGCAAGACGGCGAACCCCGACTCGCAGTTGCCCATTTTCACTCCTACAATGGAATTTTCTTATATCAAATTTATATGTGAAAACAGAAAGGGGCATTCAAGCAGGGTAGAATCAGTAGCTACCTCAAAAAGACAAAAGAATCACCCGCAATTATTCGCTTAGAGGTAATGAATGTACTCCATCCAGTTGTAAGTAGGTGTCTTCTAGGTTGACCTAATGAGTCAGTAAATCCCAGATTTGTAAAATACAATGAAAAGGGCAGATCCTCGAGCTACATAATATGATCATTACCTCTAAATATGTGCTTGAATTTCCACTCATATCCATGAAGATCTTTGGCAACCAGATCCTGGTTTGGGGTTGGTTGAGTCATATCCTTGAGAATAAGTAACAGCATGTAAAAGATCAGATAATATAGTAAAGCTTtcattttaataaaatactaagaacataaaaaaaaaaacgaaaacaaaaacaaaaacaagacaACGATAAAGCCGGACAGTGATTTTTCCACTTCCTGCTCAAAGCCCAATAATATTGATCCTTGCACGATtgccaaaatagatttttcaacatCTTCTCTTTGCTAAGTAATTATGCACATGACATGTTCTTTAACCAAGTAATATATTTCTCTAAAGAAAGTACTTACTAACTGAGGCAGACATTCATTGGCATGCTTTCGAAGGACGGAAAAACCTCCATGAGTGCTCGTATCAGATGCAGTCAATATTTTACAAAAAGAATGAACAATCTGCTTTGGTGGATCAGGTAAGGATGGATCCAGAGTAGTCGGTTCAGTTTGctagtatttaaaaattgtCGAGAAAAAGGAGGTCATTAACAAATACATACTTAGTGTGCAACTATACAGAAGGCTAAAGACGAGTCAAACAAAATAGGGCACAGCTCTAACGCAAAGTTAGTGCCGAATACAACAAGATGATAGCTTACATCCAGTTCTGGGCATAAAGTGATTTGGGCATAAACTTCATCGGTCTCCGCTTCCGCCTATTAGTTAAGTAAAACCCAAGGAAACACgataaaaatatttaagaaaTGACCAAAGAGGGAAAATAAGGGAATCACAATGAACAATATATGAATAATACCAGTAATTTAATGTTCAAAACCCGACAGAGAATCTTTGGAGGAAGATTGAACCTAGgtattttcagatttgattccTGATTTGTTGATGCTTCTAACTGCAAATTTATTAAATGGATAATTCAAATGAATTTGAAAAAAGAATCGAACAATTTTCAAGCGGGGATTGTGGAAAGGTTACTTGTTCCATATGACCCTGAGGAAAGTAGTAAACTCTCTCTCCATTACAAGGAACATCCACTAAAGGTCCAGCACATGCCTTCCACAACTCTGTATAGAGATCATCTCTTCCAATATCTACCCAAGATAAAAGGCAAAACATCATTTTTAGTCGTGTAACTACGAGATGGCATGCTACAGTTTGGTAATCAATTTTAAACCTTTACAAGTAAATGTTTTGATTTGCTACCAAATTTCATGGTTGAGGACATTTCAGAAAGAACAAGGAAAAATGCACAAATAGTGAAACCAGGAGCGGTGAAAGTCTTCACTCCTTCCAATTAAATTTTAAGGGAACAAATAGAAATTTTGAATGGAAGCCCGCATATTCCAGTAAGCAAGCAGAGGCAGGCTGCAAAACTTATACACGAATAATCATACGACTAACTAGATCAACCACCGTTTAATTGCAACAAAAGGCCCCAGCAGGTCGAGATGGCTAAGGAACAGTGCGCGAAATTTCAACTATGTAGCAGGAGCAAGAAAAAATAGAATCTTCAAAGCATCTTCTACTAGTCAAAgcaaaaataacacaaaattaTCATAAATCAAGAAAGAGAGACCATTTTTATCACCTGTTCCATGAGAACCTGCTCCTCTCAACCCATCAGCATGCGCCATTCAAATCTACCAAAGCTCCCAGATTAGAATAATATGCTAAataaaaagccaaccaaaaaaggaaaaaaaacacGGGACACTTCAAGTAATATATAATGAGCGATAAAATCCAAGAAACCCAGAAACAAAATGAAAGCTCGAGTCTTGAGGAAGAAATAAAGTAGAAAGAAAATTCCTCTCACGCACTTCAACCAACCCCAATGGAATTCAACACCGCTAatccaaaaacaaaaaaagccCACCAGTTATTATCCACTgtcattcacaaacaaaaaaaaaaagacaaggagcaaatatgtatgtatatacgtATGTATACGTTTGCGTAACAGCTTCTCAAGGGTGTATGACAAATGGTGTGTGAAAGGGATGAAAGAAAGGGCTAAAGCTTCTTGTTTTCTCTCACTTTTCAGTTACAAAACTACTATTCGCTTTAGACTCTTCAGTAACCAAAACCACTCATCTCTTTTTCCCTCGGCATTTTCACGGAAAATTCCTTTCTTTCTGTTTTTGTCGCTCTCCCACGCAACACTACCTGAATCCAACCTTTACCAAATCCCAAAACCACTCACTCCTCCCACCTATACATACATAAATTTGGTAAAACTTACAAGAACTTGCCACGCTTTCTCTATCCTagttccttgctaaatattATATTGTTATCGTTTTTATACCTTGTTTGCTCAATCATGTTTTCTTGCCACGGTTCACAATATAATAtaagtaaaaacttgtgtgagacggtttcacagatcgtattttgtgagacggatattttatttgagtcatccatgaaaaagtaaaaatttgtgtgagacgatctcacaggtcgtattttgtgagacgggttgtttatttgagtcatctatgaaaaaatattactttttatactaagttttacagataaagattcgtgatatcgtctcaTTAGAGACCTAATCTATAATATAacgatttaaatttttatattacatGTCGATATATGAACAAATAGAACCGGAAAATTgaacaaaattttatatataaaaaacttAAGAGAGAAACTGAGTCAGTCGGGCTACTGTCTTGTGGCTCTGCCGGTGTAAAAGTCTGTTGTGTTTTGACATCCCTCACTAATttttatcaattattattaaattaaacataaaataaatatttaataaaattaaaaaatcttaTGTAAATTGCTATTATAATTTTATACACACAACGTGTATGCATAAGTTACTAGAATAAATGAATATGCATGCATGTGTATGTGGAAATGAAAATATTGTATAAGCTTAATCCTAAATACCATTATTTAGTTTTCAAGTGAACATTTACAATTAATTAGTATGAAAACTCTTGTGGAAGGGTCTcatggattaattttgtaagACGAATATTCTATTCGGTTCACCAGCGAGaatgtattatttttatgtcgaaagtattacttttttattgtaaTATGGACAAGGTTGACATCTCTTACTCCTCGTAAAGATTTTAGTGACGTAAA is a window encoding:
- the LOC142527434 gene encoding uncharacterized protein At4g00950-like, yielding MEGRDERQHSARNILILTPPNLPLLNLNIYAPSMNGHSPSPRHSGAETPPLQALASVPFRWEEQPGKPRHCAAVLPEPMKCLELPPYKASKTPSPTAVLDGPYNVGRPKFSSFRYFRDSSDSYSSSPADDAALIGNKRITRQKATGLFGRSLRWKVVTGQKENDRGTFGCSPSDDTKVEIEANTRRNAKSTPLWASIYEGLKHVIPWKSAKKSKKDDQYR
- the LOC142526413 gene encoding auxin response factor 18-like isoform X1; translated protein: MAHADGLRGAGSHGTGDKNDIGRDDLYTELWKACAGPLVDVPCNGERVYYFPQGHMEQLEASTNQESNLKIPRFNLPPKILCRVLNIKLLAEAETDEVYAQITLCPELDQTEPTTLDPSLPDPPKQIVHSFCKILTASDTSTHGGFSVLRKHANECLPQLDMTQPTPNQDLVAKDLHGYEWKFKHIFRGQPRRHLLTTGWSTFITSKRIIAGDSFVFLRSENGQLRVGVRRLARQVSSMPPSVISSQSMHLGVLATASHAITTHTIFVVYYKPRTCQFIIGLNKYLEAMHHKFSLGMRFKMRFEGEDSPERRFAGTIVGVGDLSSEWTSSNWRSLKIQWDEPAAILRPERVSPWEIEPFVPSASVNVLQSPMKIKRPRPLDLPFTAGTQHENMITPGASPLRHPKPTKSLESFSPLTSNDVQINKSQVVWPPKPKDARVSWPLMSPSNVSINHFQESIENLSVQSVLPGYPTPISLRDSNCLSQVEDIKKSETASVCRLFGIDLRNDSKKMLPHGKEVSLTCTGIPNKRLEADAVDNAEKNLSKEKKHVEPEVSLSDSRAKQGYSSSSRTRIKVQMQGIPVGRGIDLSAFEGYDDLLSALENMFEIKGELHHRSRWEVVYTDIEGDMMLVGDDPWQEFRKIAKKICIYSSEEVKKMSKNCKFPLLSRHGEGMIGSIENELNSEA
- the LOC142526413 gene encoding auxin response factor 18-like isoform X2; amino-acid sequence: MAHADGLRGAGSHGTDIGRDDLYTELWKACAGPLVDVPCNGERVYYFPQGHMEQLEASTNQESNLKIPRFNLPPKILCRVLNIKLLAEAETDEVYAQITLCPELDQTEPTTLDPSLPDPPKQIVHSFCKILTASDTSTHGGFSVLRKHANECLPQLDMTQPTPNQDLVAKDLHGYEWKFKHIFRGQPRRHLLTTGWSTFITSKRIIAGDSFVFLRSENGQLRVGVRRLARQVSSMPPSVISSQSMHLGVLATASHAITTHTIFVVYYKPRTCQFIIGLNKYLEAMHHKFSLGMRFKMRFEGEDSPERRFAGTIVGVGDLSSEWTSSNWRSLKIQWDEPAAILRPERVSPWEIEPFVPSASVNVLQSPMKIKRPRPLDLPFTAGTQHENMITPGASPLRHPKPTKSLESFSPLTSNDVQINKSQVVWPPKPKDARVSWPLMSPSNVSINHFQESIENLSVQSVLPGYPTPISLRDSNCLSQVEDIKKSETASVCRLFGIDLRNDSKKMLPHGKEVSLTCTGIPNKRLEADAVDNAEKNLSKEKKHVEPEVSLSDSRAKQGYSSSSRTRIKVQMQGIPVGRGIDLSAFEGYDDLLSALENMFEIKGELHHRSRWEVVYTDIEGDMMLVGDDPWQEFRKIAKKICIYSSEEVKKMSKNCKFPLLSRHGEGMIGSIENELNSEA
- the LOC142526413 gene encoding auxin response factor 18-like isoform X3 produces the protein MAHADGLRGAGSHGTGDKNDIGRDDLYTELWKACAGPLVDVPCNGERVYYFPQGHMEQLEASTNQESNLKIPRFNLPPKILCRVLNIKLLAEAETDEVYAQITLCPELDQTEPTTLDPSLPDPPKQIVHSFCKILTASDTSTHGGFSVLRKHANECLPQLDMTQPTPNQDLVAKDLHGYEWKFKHIFRGQPRRHLLTTGWSTFITSKRIIAGDSFVFLRSENGQLRVGVRRLARQVSSMPPSVISSQSMHLGVLATASHAITTHTIFVVYYKPRTCQFIIGLNKYLEAMHHKFSLGMRFKMRFEGEDSPERRFAGTIVGVGDLSSEWTSSNWRSLKIQWDEPAAILRPERVSPWEIEPFVPSASVNVLQSPMKIKRPRPLDLPFTAGTQHGASPLRHPKPTKSLESFSPLTSNDVQINKSQVVWPPKPKDARVSWPLMSPSNVSINHFQESIENLSVQSVLPGYPTPISLRDSNCLSQVEDIKKSETASVCRLFGIDLRNDSKKMLPHGKEVSLTCTGIPNKRLEADAVDNAEKNLSKEKKHVEPEVSLSDSRAKQGYSSSSRTRIKVQMQGIPVGRGIDLSAFEGYDDLLSALENMFEIKGELHHRSRWEVVYTDIEGDMMLVGDDPWQEFRKIAKKICIYSSEEVKKMSKNCKFPLLSRHGEGMIGSIENELNSEA